DNA sequence from the Coffea eugenioides isolate CCC68of chromosome 9, Ceug_1.0, whole genome shotgun sequence genome:
ttaaaaaaaaataaaataaaatatcagTAGTGATATGGACTTCTTATTATATAAAGAAAGGAGTAACCAGGTACCATTGGAATTAAACACCTAATTCCTTCAAATGCCTGCTGTTTCACTGATAATTTCTGATAGAAGAATTACATTTCGTATGTTACAAGAATATTATCACCTACTTCCCAAGCTGTCGGGTACAACAATACCCCCCAAAAGTGCTTGTGATACAGTCCCCAGTTGTTTAATCGAAGTAATATACAACAGTATGAAAATATTTCAGTTCCCTTCTAGCATTTCCTTATCTATATTGTACAGTAGCCTATCACGGTAACCTTCAGAAACACATGGGGTAAAGAATACTTATTGTTTCTCCAAGGAGGGACAAATTTTTCCTCAGAGCTCAAAACTTTGGATGCATGCAGGTTTGCTGTTTGCACCACTGGTGAAAAAGTTTAAATCCATCCATGGGATAAATCTCAAAGGGAAAGTTCATAGGCAAAAAATAAGATTGCTGGCTTTATTTCAGGTTCTTAATGCACAAGGAGGCCTCCAAATGCTTTCTTCTCTTTGGTTCTGGTTCACCTAACTGCAAAGAAACGCAAATCTCATCATCAGGTCCATTCTTGAGCACAGAAAGGTTCTTCAAAACTGTGTTCTCTCCTTGACTTCTGTGCTGATGCATGGGAGATGTCCCAGCAAACCTTGGAATGAATTCAAGCTCTACACTTGGGGCTGATTCACTTCCACTTTCAATGTGAAATTCATCAGGCCTGAATGGTGGAACAATTTCCTGGCAACACTCCCCATCTGCAGGAACTTGTTCCATGTTCAAACCAAGATTATCCTTGGAAGGAATTCGATCGAGAGACGATGACTCTCCAACTGTAGAATCCATTCCAGTCCCTGATGCATTTCTTTGCTCTTGAAGTGCAGCTATTcacaaagaaacaaagaaaagcaGGGTCAGTCACAGACACCTGAAGTACTaaaggaagggaaaaaatgCTTGCAAGATCCTTGATTCTTACATTTCTGTATATATGGAAGTAGAAAGAAAGAGACGCATTAGATAGCAAAGAGAATTTACACTAGAATTCTAGAAGGTTATGTTTACAAGTGCACTACTTCAGATGCGCTGGCATTTGCTTAAATAATTTCATTGCAAGAGCTACAGCTAGATGTCATATAACTGACAATAGGTCAAGCAGCTAAACTCGTACAATTATAGGCATGTATATAAATGCACTCATCAATCTATTGTGTTGATGCATCCATAGCAAGTCAACCATCATTGCTGATTCACATATACCATATACCAGGATCCATCTCGCCACCAAAATACTCGCACAAAATGTACAGTTTATTCTAGCTTCACAGAAATGAGTTTTCCGATAATAGAGTACAACAGACTTTACAGCATTGTAAGGACATGGTTCAACAGATCCTCTTTCCCAGCAGATGAAGGGCAAAAGCTACACATCTGGCTTCTCAGCTGTCCAGTATTTTCACATGCCAGACTACACAGCACGATTTGAGTGGTTTTTCATAACATGAACAGGTCACCAAGAATCAAGAGTCATGTTACATGAGGTGCTTATGCTTTCAAAGTGCACGTGTGCACCCATGTGTCTTATAGGTACTTGCATAAGAAACTCGATGAATTACTATCTGTAACAATTAGATGCACTCAAATTTTATTCCGAATCCAAATACAATCACTGGCAATTTTCATGTCTAAGCAGATAATATGGTTGTTGAGGATGACCTCAGGCTATATGATGCACAATGACAACCAGAAATGCAAACCTTGGAGCCCTTCACTGGATTTAACAAGATCAAGTTCAAGGAGGTCAAGAAGGCGTCCTAGGTCAACTCCACTAGTCCAATTCTCAGGAGGCTGGCCAACCTTTAATTTCAACCGACCTCGATTAGCTGTCCCACCCCATATGATCCCCACGGGCTGTGGTTTCTCCCCATTTTCACCTGCCAGGAGAATGAGGCTTCCACTGTCACCTTCAAGGTCAAAAGTCTGCTGGTTCTCACCAACAACAAGAAAATCAGTGAGGAAACAAATCCCTTTCTCATCATTATATTCCAGTGCATAGGCCATTATGGTCCCAGTAGTCAAGCCAGAACTTCTTCCAACTTTTACCACTTGCCTGCCAATGAGACTACTGATGGGTGACTGTAGGTCAATGGTCTTGACATCACCAATCTCACCAATACCTCTTACAGATGTAGTTACATAGGACATGTCAAATTCTTCTGCAAAAGGAATAAAGGCTCCATCTGCTCGAACAAATGTTTCTGCAGGATCACAACATTGTGTTGGGCATCCGTGTGATCAACATCAACCTTACGACAAGTATGCATGTTACTGGTAAAGATATAAGATGTGTACTGACAATCACGTTCATGCCAAGCACAAGTTACATACATCTATATCTATAAGAATGACTAGGAGGTCTAGTGAGAGATACAACTAATCATTCTACATACAATATTTTTAAATTTGTACAAAGCCAGAAAAATGGGATAATAAGAAAGTGCTTAGCTGTAATGTCGCATTAGCAAAGAATGTCATTTCACATTTCCATGTATTCATCTTTATATTCTTAATTAAACCTTTGCACCTCCTGACAACACCATGCCATGGGTGAGCAAATATGAGATATTTTCTCCCAAATCACAAATTTCATGTTGGCTAGATCTCCACACTGCTAACTAGATAGACACAATTGCAATTGTTCTTATTTGAAGTGGTTGTTCACTGAAACGTACTTTCTTTAATAATGTATAAAACACATAAGTCAATTGTAGGAAATAATTTGATTCACTTTGAAGCATTGTATCTTGATGATAGATGCCAAATCAACATGGTAATAAGATTCATCAAATCAACCTACTATGATTTATACACAACAGTTATCTTAAGAAGCACAAGGATTATGTTCAGAAATATTAGAAATGACCTTGTGGAACTACTTCACAGTACACTAAAGAAAAAAGTTACATTTGTGGCCATTAGAAGTAGTTTAATCCCCAAAACTTAGACTCTGGCATCTAGGAGTAGTTATCTGCTCCTTAATATAGGAAAAGCAAGCTAAATTTGTGCATCCTAAACAATTTACTTTCCTCTTGTAGCAAATGGGGAAGCCAACCAAccatatttaaaaattaaagtgATAATACCTGAATTTGTCCCGGCAAAGATGCCATACCAAAGGACATCAGTTATGAATGATGTTGCCCTTTCCACAGCACCCAAATACACCCCAGGCCCAAGGCTTGGAGGCAGGGGATGGAACATCTTCTGACTTGGATAATCCAAGTCAACTGCTACATGTCGGTTGGTAAGGAAACCAACCTGACGGTTCCCAGTCCGGCTTTTCACAATAGCACCTAGGGTTCCATATGTTTCTTGACTAGCAACCTAGAAAGCAAAAGCATCAGATAGATTGAAAGAAAGGTAATAGACGATCATGAAATGTTATTGCATAAAGAGAGTTTACACACAGAGAGTTTCCAAATTTCCAGGAATGGTAATACAATAAACAAAAAATCCCAGATTGCATGAAAGAAGTTTGAGGACTGTATGGCAAAGATAATGGACTTGTCACTGACAGCCACACAACATAATAGTAACTCACCAGGTGTTTGGTTGGGGGGAATCCCCACTCCACTATGGGTTTTGAGCTCTTGAAACCCATACATGATGTTTGGTTGACACCTATGAGTATGTATCTATCACTATGGAAAACCCTAAGGTGGGTAATGCTCATATCCAAGCAAATTGGGCACTTTCGCCCATTCCTGAATTTTTAAACTTGAAACACCAACAAATAAGGGAACGAACGAATACAAATGAAAAAACCCAGCAGCATCTTCCTCCTTGCTTCACTCTCTCTCCAACTCTCCAATTTTCATGTCTCTCCATCTCTCAATTCCACTATGCATGATTCAATACTTGTTGCCTTTACTTCATTCTGCACAAACTCGTCGGCTCTAGGTGCCACTTGGTAGTTCTGGGTGTTATGGCTGCCATGAGAGGGTTTCTTGATTTATACTCAGGTATTGGTGGTTACTGAACTGGTATGTTGTGTAGGAAACTTACGGTGAAAATTAGAAGATTAACCTCGTTGTTTGTTCTTTTCTAAGCTTCACTCTTGGCATAATGGAACAATCAAATGTTCGATTAAATTTGAATTCAACTCCTCCAAATATAATTGATAGACAGTAAggtgacctttttttttttggacacaAGGTGACCATTTTGTTGGAAGAGTGGTGGTGGCGGTGGTTGAAGGTTGGGGAAGCGAcaaagaagaagggaaaaaagttttttttttttttttttggtgaggGGGGGAGGGGAGTTCAATCTGAAAAGCCATTCCTTGTTTTTTCAATACCAAACCCCTGAAAAGTTTTACCAATAGTTATTGCCATTGAGGAATTTTTCATTGTCATTGTGATTGCCAATCCACAGTGGGTACCAAGCAGGCTGCAATCATCAGTATAGAGTCAGAATGCAATCGCGAAGCACCACAGTGGGCAAAGATGTTCAGAAAAAGGTGTAACTCCCCCAAACaaccccctccccccccccccccccaaaaaaaaaaagagtaataCAGTGTGCCCTACAAAATTGATTTATTATGTCATAATTCTTAAGTATTTTACATTTGAGGGCCCTTTAGAAGTAATTCATTATTAAGGCCACATAAGAGTGCAGCTGGGAGATTTTCTCAAGTCATTTATTTGCTAAGGGACACATGCAAAATCTTTGAGTCCAAACATGAGCCTGCCAGTGTGAGGAAAGTTACATCCCAGGCCACTTGTGTTAATGAGACATCCTCTACTTCTGTTAAGTGTATAGAGTTTTATTGGTGATGGTATTCAATTCCACCATGATAACCAAACAATTTTGCATAGTTGATTGAATTATCttttgcatatcatttgggacTATACATATACGTCTTGTACAATCATGCAAAGGATTGAAACAATTTGGCTCTTAACAAAGGATACATTATGTATCTTTCTTTACCAAGGACGTTATATTACATCGAGGTTATATATCCTTGTACTATTCTTTCTGCGTCACTGCATTCTTCTGCCATAGAATCTACTAATTCAACTTTCAAGAGTCCTATAAGCCTTTTCCACAAACAACCCTACCAGATTCTCATATCATTCACCAGCTTTGCAACTATTCTAGAACTTTGAACGGTAAAGTAAAAACAGATATCTTAGCCTAAGATTTTAAACAATATCACTAGTTCTGAATTCTAGTGGCCCTGCAACAATGTTTTTGGCTATCTCTAATTTGCATAACAATAATCAACAGAAACCTTTGtaagctaaaaaaaaatgatggatGGCTTTGTTTCTTCACAATGAAACAGGTGTTAGACCTCGTATGGTCATTGGAACTAACATTCATTCAAGCCAGAGAAACCTGTCCTATATCAGAGAGCAATTTCGGTAAAAATGTCACAGTTTTCAACGCAGAATCTATTCTTATTGTCTGATAAAACAATGAAGACGCAAGCCAGTAAGGAGAAAAAGCTTGAAAGATTTTACAGGTACAAACTTGATATAGAGATTATAAAATAAACAACTAGAGAAGTCCATATGGTGGCATCAGTTTCACTTGGGAGTGTGCAATCTGCAAAGGGAAGTCTGTGTTCATCAAAGCCTTTGTCTTTCCTATGCCAAGTCATACCTTTGCTTGACATATAACAGATATTAAATCTTTCATCTCTGAAAGCAATGCATGCCCATGCCCCAATTTGAGTTTGTTATTTGTGATCACTAACCCAGTCTCATATAAGAAAAAATTAGAGGCAGCACGCATCATTATCTGAAACAAAAATTCCTCCTTAAGAAGTTAAGAACAATGCAGTCAAGTCTGCATAAGAAACGAACAACTAAGGATTTTGAGTACAGTATAAGCCAGAATTGTAAAGCATCTCAAAACTATTCCTACTTTAAATTTCTTGTCATGTATTGCATTTCACTGTAACTCATACGAAAGTGCAGGGAATTACCCTCAAGGACATCTAGGCTATGCTATTACTAAAGAAGTTTTGTGCTAAAcccaaatgaatttttttttttaaacccaaaAGTTAATCTTTAAATGAAAACCTATTACCTGGGAACCAGAACCAATGAATGGATCACTACCCCGCAGACCATCCACAAGTTCTGTATACAGTTGCTCCTTTGGGGTTGCTGCAGGGGCGCCATAGTAAGAGAATTCAACAACATCTACAGCGCACCATACACCACCGGGTCCCTGCTCAATAGGGCATGAATGAGATTTACTTGTATACAATaataaatgaacaaaaaaa
Encoded proteins:
- the LOC113783133 gene encoding protein NARROW LEAF 1-like isoform X2, producing MERNFCSLPNLHSSSPPPLQAFASGGQLSESNAAYFSWPPSSRLNDSAEDRANYFGNLQKGVLPETLGQLPKGQQATTLLELMTIRAFHSKILRRFSLGTAIGFRIKRGMLTDVPAILVFVARKVHRQWLNDTQCLPTALEGPGGVWCAVDVVEFSYYGAPAATPKEQLYTELVDGLRGSDPFIGSGSQVASQETYGTLGAIVKSRTGNRQVGFLTNRHVAVDLDYPSQKMFHPLPPSLGPGVYLGAVERATSFITDVLWYGIFAGTNSETFVRADGAFIPFAEEFDMSYVTTSVRGIGEIGDVKTIDLQSPISSLIGRQVVKVGRSSGLTTGTIMAYALEYNDEKGICFLTDFLVVGENQQTFDLEGDSGSLILLAGENGEKPQPVGIIWGGTANRGRLKLKVGQPPENWTSGVDLGRLLDLLELDLVKSSEGLQAALQEQRNASGTGMDSTVGESSSLDRIPSKDNLGLNMEQVPADGECCQEIVPPFRPDEFHIESGSESAPSVELEFIPRFAGTSPMHQHRSQGENTVLKNLSVLKNGPDDEICVSLQLGEPEPKRRKHLEASLCIKNLK
- the LOC113783133 gene encoding protein NARROW LEAF 1-like isoform X1 — encoded protein: MDRASLDLRFNHSGSSQSEESALDMERNFCSLPNLHSSSPPPLQAFASGGQLSESNAAYFSWPPSSRLNDSAEDRANYFGNLQKGVLPETLGQLPKGQQATTLLELMTIRAFHSKILRRFSLGTAIGFRIKRGMLTDVPAILVFVARKVHRQWLNDTQCLPTALEGPGGVWCAVDVVEFSYYGAPAATPKEQLYTELVDGLRGSDPFIGSGSQVASQETYGTLGAIVKSRTGNRQVGFLTNRHVAVDLDYPSQKMFHPLPPSLGPGVYLGAVERATSFITDVLWYGIFAGTNSETFVRADGAFIPFAEEFDMSYVTTSVRGIGEIGDVKTIDLQSPISSLIGRQVVKVGRSSGLTTGTIMAYALEYNDEKGICFLTDFLVVGENQQTFDLEGDSGSLILLAGENGEKPQPVGIIWGGTANRGRLKLKVGQPPENWTSGVDLGRLLDLLELDLVKSSEGLQAALQEQRNASGTGMDSTVGESSSLDRIPSKDNLGLNMEQVPADGECCQEIVPPFRPDEFHIESGSESAPSVELEFIPRFAGTSPMHQHRSQGENTVLKNLSVLKNGPDDEICVSLQLGEPEPKRRKHLEASLCIKNLK